Proteins found in one Candidatus Aegiribacteria sp. genomic segment:
- a CDS encoding aspartate carbamoyltransferase regulatory subunit: MIVRTYKVYSIENGTVIDHIPTPLALKVVRILGLENEGIMTIGIGFRSEKQPIGKDILKIENRELSHEETNKIALIAPDATINIIKDGDVAEKRQITLPSAVKDILTCPNPNCATNILGARKHFLLENRDTVTYRCKYCERATVVNPDMLTTK; encoded by the coding sequence CTGATAGTGAGAACATACAAAGTATACTCTATAGAGAACGGTACAGTGATCGATCATATTCCAACCCCTCTTGCCCTGAAGGTAGTCCGAATACTGGGGCTGGAGAATGAGGGGATAATGACAATCGGGATCGGATTCCGATCGGAGAAACAACCAATCGGTAAGGATATCCTGAAGATCGAAAACCGTGAACTGTCCCATGAAGAAACAAACAAAATCGCCCTTATCGCACCAGACGCGACAATCAATATCATCAAAGACGGCGATGTAGCGGAAAAACGCCAGATCACTCTGCCCTCAGCGGTTAAAGATATACTCACATGCCCCAATCCAAACTGTGCTACCAACATACTTGGTGCCAGAAAACATTTTCTGCTTGAGAACAGGGATACCGTTACCTACAGATGCAAATACTGTGAAAGAGCAACGGTTGTAAACCCGGATATGCTAACAACAAAGTAA
- the pepT gene encoding peptidase T, which yields MSDLTDRFLRYTRTDTASDSSSSASPSTNRQMDFLRVLEGELRELGMDDIELDEKGTLYASLPGDGLGDTVIGLLAHVDTSPEAPGENVNPVLHHNWNGNPIELCEGVVINPSDTTDMLRYVGDTIITSDGTTLLGADDKAGVAIIMEILRTLISDGRIPRPPLRIAFTTDEEVGRGMDNFDTGRFGADFAYTIDGSCVGKVDIQTFNAWSANWNVKGREVHPGSAKGIMVNAVRVLADIAGSIVSEEMPENSSGDEGYYYPLSISSVTSEGVLKMILRDFTSEGMKSRIETMRSLEKWVKAKYPGAEISLEMSEQYRNPGEILREDRRAVEFALRGTEKAGLNPEESSIRGGTDGSRLSYMGIPTVNLPTGGELFHSRKEWVATNGLELSYRIVLETLGIWGSE from the coding sequence ATGTCAGACCTTACCGACAGATTCCTCAGGTATACCCGAACAGATACCGCTTCCGATTCATCATCTTCGGCATCACCCTCTACTAACCGGCAGATGGACTTCCTGCGGGTACTTGAGGGTGAACTCCGGGAATTAGGGATGGACGATATTGAACTTGATGAGAAGGGAACACTATACGCTTCCCTCCCAGGAGACGGACTCGGAGATACAGTGATAGGCCTTCTTGCCCATGTGGACACTTCACCGGAAGCCCCAGGCGAAAATGTGAACCCCGTTCTTCATCATAACTGGAATGGAAATCCAATTGAGCTTTGCGAAGGAGTGGTTATCAATCCGTCGGATACCACTGATATGCTGAGATATGTTGGAGATACAATTATCACTTCAGACGGGACAACACTTCTTGGCGCCGATGACAAGGCTGGCGTCGCAATCATTATGGAAATATTGCGAACTCTGATAAGTGACGGAAGAATACCCAGACCACCGCTGCGGATTGCCTTTACTACCGATGAAGAAGTTGGAAGAGGTATGGATAATTTCGACACCGGGAGATTCGGCGCTGATTTCGCTTATACTATCGACGGAAGTTGTGTAGGAAAAGTTGATATCCAGACCTTTAACGCCTGGTCGGCGAATTGGAATGTGAAGGGCAGAGAAGTACATCCAGGAAGCGCCAAGGGAATAATGGTAAACGCGGTAAGGGTACTGGCCGATATTGCAGGATCGATAGTTTCCGAAGAAATGCCGGAGAACAGTTCGGGCGATGAGGGATATTACTACCCCCTTTCCATATCATCTGTTACCTCTGAGGGAGTTCTGAAGATGATTCTTCGTGATTTTACATCCGAAGGAATGAAATCAAGAATTGAAACGATGAGGAGCCTTGAAAAGTGGGTTAAGGCAAAATACCCCGGAGCGGAAATATCTCTGGAGATGTCAGAGCAGTACAGGAATCCCGGAGAGATCCTTCGGGAGGACAGAAGGGCGGTGGAATTCGCTCTGAGGGGAACCGAGAAAGCTGGGCTTAATCCGGAGGAAAGCTCAATTCGAGGTGGTACAGATGGCTCCAGATTGTCTTACATGGGAATACCAACTGTTAATCTGCCAACAGGCGGAGAGCTATTCCATTCCAGAAAAGAGTGGGTTGCCACTAATGGACTTGAGCTATCCTACAGAATTGTTCTTGAAACGCTCGGCATTTGGGGTTCTGAGTAA
- the pyrB gene encoding aspartate carbamoyltransferase, with protein sequence MASFRNRSIVSIRDMSRDDLNKVVETTELVKNGEISNFLEGKTVATLFFEPSTRTRLSFESAVFKSGGSVFGIANPKASSQSKGESFADSIKTVAGYCDVIVIRHPVEGAARMASELSNTPVINAGDGSNQHPTQTFLDLFTINEQFGRLDNLRIGMMGDLKYGRTVHSLAHALAMFGNELTFISPPSLQMPGHILKELDDRNIRYRSIVNLEEAGDYDLDILYATRIQKERFGDPQEYEKVAGIYRITPETIELLGKKIRVMHPLPRVDEIAEEIDSMPNAIYFVQAHNGIPTRQALLGLVTGGLD encoded by the coding sequence GTGGCATCGTTCAGGAATAGAAGCATTGTATCCATTAGAGATATGTCGCGTGATGATCTGAATAAAGTCGTGGAAACAACAGAACTTGTAAAAAATGGCGAAATATCGAACTTCCTGGAAGGAAAAACGGTAGCAACTCTTTTCTTCGAGCCTTCAACAAGAACTCGCCTGTCTTTTGAATCGGCCGTATTCAAAAGCGGGGGATCCGTTTTCGGTATCGCCAACCCCAAGGCTTCCTCACAGAGCAAGGGGGAATCCTTTGCCGATTCGATCAAAACTGTCGCTGGTTACTGCGACGTAATCGTTATACGTCATCCTGTTGAAGGAGCAGCACGTATGGCTTCCGAACTATCCAACACACCGGTTATAAACGCTGGTGACGGATCGAACCAGCATCCTACACAGACTTTTCTTGACCTGTTTACTATAAATGAGCAATTCGGACGCCTTGATAATCTGAGAATCGGCATGATGGGAGATCTCAAGTACGGAAGAACTGTTCACTCCCTTGCCCATGCCCTTGCGATGTTCGGCAACGAACTGACATTCATTTCTCCGCCATCTCTCCAGATGCCCGGGCATATACTGAAAGAACTGGATGACAGGAATATCCGGTACAGAAGTATTGTAAACCTTGAAGAAGCGGGAGACTACGATCTTGATATTCTTTACGCTACAAGAATACAGAAGGAACGTTTCGGTGATCCGCAGGAATACGAAAAAGTAGCGGGTATATACAGGATTACACCTGAAACCATAGAACTTCTGGGAAAGAAAATAAGGGTAATGCACCCTCTCCCAAGGGTTGATGAGATTGCCGAAGAGATCGATTCAATGCCCAACGCAATCTACTTCGTTCAGGCACACAATGGTATCCCTACAAGACAGGCGCTGCTCGGCCTGGTAACTGGAGGGCTGGACTGA